In the Elizabethkingia bruuniana genome, GATTAGTAATGTTTTCTATTCCACGCGAAATACTCTCTATAAAGTGTTTTTTCCGCTGAATAAGGCCACGGAAACCATATGCTCCTAATACCTGAAGAAAACGCAGGAGTTTGCAATAGTTTACAGCTTCTTTGAAAGAGTCTTCAGAAAAGGAATCTTTGTTCAAAGCCAAATATTCGGTAAGAAACTCATTTTTCCATTCTGCAGAAAAGTTTGCTTTGGCCTGAAACAGAAATGAAACAAGGTCATAAGTAGCTGGTCCCAACATTGCTGCCTGGTAATCGATAAAATAAATTTCATCCTGATCATCGACCATAATATTCCTGGCCTGGAAATCCCGCATCATAACCGTGTGTGGCTGAAGTGACTGAACTTTGTCAGAAATGTGTTTGAACTCCTTTAATATTTTTCCTTTATGGTAGTCGATTTCTAGTACATCAACCAGAAAGTTTTTGAAGTAATAAAGATCATGGGTTATGGGAAAACTATCATATGCTTCATATTCGTAAGCGTGTGAGAAGTCAATATTTCCTGATGTTTTCTGTTGAAAATTGCTTAGTGATTTAATTGTCTTGCCAACTAGATTCTTTATCCTTTCGCTGTGTCCTTCTTTTGTAATAACTTCGGATAAAGTATTGGAACCAACATATTGTTGAAGATAAAGATTTCTTTCGGTGTTGATTGCATAAATTTCCGGTACGCGAAGCTGTAAATTGCGAAATGCATTTGTCAGATAGAAGAAACTCTCATTTTCATCAATTTTTTCGTTGAAAGTAAGAATATACTTTTTATCAGATGTTTCAACAATTAGATTCTGGCGGGCAGAGCCACTCTGTTGCAGAGGGGTTATTTTAAAGTTCGGATGTCCAAAATAATCTTCTAAAAATTTCTGAAATAGTTCTTCTCGCATAGTCTGATCTCCTTACAAATATACTAAATGATATTTATAGAAGCGGAAACAGAGCGATATAGATATATTAAATAATATTTTAAAAGTTTTTTATTATTGATCTAGACGGTATGCTTTTGTACCTGACTGATGTTTTTAATAGTCCATTCTATTTTTTTCTCAAATGGAAATTCACGAACAGGACAATTACTAATCTGACATACAGAGCAGGAGATAGGCTTACAATCGTCCATATGGAAATTGAATTCTATCTGTCGGTCCAGATTTTTAGCAAGCAAGATGAGTACCTTTTCCATTTCGTTGTGAGCATCTCTTAGACTGTAATACCACGGCAGCGTAATATGAGCATCAATATGAAGATTGGCTCCGTATTGCTGAATTTTCATATTATGAATATCTATCCATTGTGGTTGCCTGTTGGCCAGTAATATTGCAGTGATTTCTTTTAAAAGTTTATCATCGGTTTCATCCATAATTCCGCTTAGCGCTTTACGGACAATCTGATAACCAATAAAAATAATATAAGACCCGAATATTAGTGCTACAACACTATCTATCCAGTACCAGTGTGTAAAGTGCACAATGACTAAGCTTATCACAACTCCAAGCGTTGTGATTGTATCGGATTGTAAATGTTTGCCGGAAGCAATAAGTACCAGAGAGTTTTCTCTCTTTCCTTTTATCAAGGAATACCAGCCAAGTCCATAATTAATAAGTCCGGTTATAAGTACTATGATAATTCCCCAGTCGAGATCCTTTACATGATTTCCCTTAATCAAGCTATTACTGGACTGGACGATAATTAATATACCGGCAATAATGATGAGCAATCCCTCTACACCGGAGGTTATAAATTCTACCTTTCCATGTCCATAAGGATGTTCTTTATCCTTTGGTTTTGCTGCTAAGTATAGAGAGTAGAGGCCTAAAAATGCACTCACAATATTAACTATACTTTCCATTGCATCGGAAAATACGGCGTCCGAATTTGTTAGTTGCCAGGCAACTAGTTTGCCTATGAATAGTATGATTCCGGCAAAAGCAATAGCCCGCTGAAAAGCAAGCTTACTAATATCTTTATTGACTGTCTCCTCTTTCATCAATTGATATATTATGGTAAAAAATATATTACAAAA is a window encoding:
- a CDS encoding aminoglycoside phosphotransferase family protein, coding for MREELFQKFLEDYFGHPNFKITPLQQSGSARQNLIVETSDKKYILTFNEKIDENESFFYLTNAFRNLQLRVPEIYAINTERNLYLQQYVGSNTLSEVITKEGHSERIKNLVGKTIKSLSNFQQKTSGNIDFSHAYEYEAYDSFPITHDLYYFKNFLVDVLEIDYHKGKILKEFKHISDKVQSLQPHTVMMRDFQARNIMVDDQDEIYFIDYQAAMLGPATYDLVSFLFQAKANFSAEWKNEFLTEYLALNKDSFSEDSFKEAVNYCKLLRFLQVLGAYGFRGLIQRKKHFIESISRGIENITNLSENWTELQKYPELQKVIVQLSTPIINQKIIELSNH
- a CDS encoding cation diffusion facilitator family transporter; this translates as MKEETVNKDISKLAFQRAIAFAGIILFIGKLVAWQLTNSDAVFSDAMESIVNIVSAFLGLYSLYLAAKPKDKEHPYGHGKVEFITSGVEGLLIIIAGILIIVQSSNSLIKGNHVKDLDWGIIIVLITGLINYGLGWYSLIKGKRENSLVLIASGKHLQSDTITTLGVVISLVIVHFTHWYWIDSVVALIFGSYIIFIGYQIVRKALSGIMDETDDKLLKEITAILLANRQPQWIDIHNMKIQQYGANLHIDAHITLPWYYSLRDAHNEMEKVLILLAKNLDRQIEFNFHMDDCKPISCSVCQISNCPVREFPFEKKIEWTIKNISQVQKHTV